From the Euphorbia lathyris chromosome 6, ddEupLath1.1, whole genome shotgun sequence genome, one window contains:
- the LOC136232588 gene encoding transcription factor TCP2 produces MEEEEIQTQPCKFSRVGNGRNDTSKIGQKGGFENQYQDDEEDGELKRPNLGAIVVGGGDSGSANRLRGWHHSSRIIRVSRASGGKDRHSKVWTSKGLRDRRVRLSVTTAIQFYDLQDRLGYDQPSKAVEWLIKAAADAINELPSLNGSFPDTPKQLSDEKRITDGTEQGFDSADVELEDPNFNQTQHFSLSKSACSSTSDTSKGSGLSLSRSDVRVNRVKARERARERTAKEKEKEIESHIVHHQNVNPISQNSTFTELLTAGISSVSNNNNNNNNSAAAAAATSPGSEANLFNNKAASARQWPLIPMDYFSTGLLGPSSSRATHHSSGFPGQIQLGNSIPQAMTMSIPPFSFSGENHQEQLQHFPFLSDHLIPVATTTQQGHGGDYNLNFTISSGLAGFNRGTLQSNSSSPSFMPHLQRFSSSPIDGSSNVPFFIGATAAPQPPPMENHHHHHQFPPGLHLYGDGSRQSDHKGKGKN; encoded by the coding sequence atggaggaggaggagattcaGACACAACCTTGTAAGTTCTCTAGAGTTGGTAATGGCAGAAATGACACAAGCAAGATAGGTCAAAAAGGAGGCTTTGAAAACCAATAccaagatgatgaagaagatggcGAGCTGAAAAGGCCTAATCTTGGTGCTATTGTTGTGGGAGGAGGCGATTCCGGCAGTGCCAATCGCCTCCGCGGGTGGCACCACTCGTCTCGTATAATTAGGGTTTCAAGAGCTTCCGGTGGGAAAGATCGTCATAGCAAAGTATGGACCTCGAAAGGGCTAAGAGACAGGAGGGTGAGGTTATCTGTAACAACTGCCATACAATTCTACGATCTTCAAGATCGATTGGGGTATGATCAGCCTAGTAAAGCAGTAGAATGGTTAATTAAAGCAGCTGCAGATGCAATAAATGAGCTCCCTTCGCTCAATGGTTCTTTCCCTGATACTCCTAAACAATTAAGCGACGAGAAAAGAATAACTGATGGTACTGAGCAAGGGTTTGATTCAGCTGATGTTGAGCTTGAAGATCCCAACTTCAACCAAACTCAGCATTTTTCACTGTCTAAATCTGCTTGCAGTAGCACTTCAGACACAAGTAAAGGCTCTGGATTATCTCTCTCAAGGTCTGATGTTCGTGTTAACCGTGTTAAGGCTCGTGAAAGAGCAAGGGAGAGGACAGCTAAAGAGAAGGAAAAAGAGATTGAATCCCACATTGTGCATCACCAGAATGTGAACCCCATTTCTCAAAATTCCACCTTTACTGAGCTTTTGACCGCTGGGATTAGTAGTGTAagtaacaacaacaacaacaacaacaacagtgctgctgctgctgctgctacaAGTCCTGGTTCTGAAGCCAATTTGTTTAACAACAAGGCAGCCTCGGCGAGGCAGTGGCCTTTGATCCCAATGGATTACTTCAGCACAGGACTTTTAGGACCATCCTCGTCGAGAGCAACCCATCATTCGTCGGGATTTCCAGGTCAAATCCAGTTGGGGAATTCCATCCCGCAGGCAATGACAATGTCAATCCCGCCATTCAGTTTCTCCGGGGAGAATCACCAGGAGCAATTGCAgcattttcctttcctttccgaTCATTTGATCCCAGTGGCCACCACAACACAACAGGGACACGGTGGGGACTATAATTTAAACTTCACCATTTCTTCAGGCCTTGCTGGTTTCAATAGGGGGACCCTTCAGTCCAATTCATCATCACCGTCTTTTATGCCTCATCTACAGAGGTTTTCCTCTTCTCCCATTGACGGCTCATCAAATGTACCTTTCTTTATTGGTGCTACTGCTGCACCACAGCCACCTCCCATGGAGAATCATCACCACCACCATCAATTCCCACCTGGGTTGCATCTCTACGGCGATGGAAGCAGGCAGTCCGACCATAAAGGCAAAGGGAAAAACTGA